A region of Gemmatimonadota bacterium DNA encodes the following proteins:
- a CDS encoding PAS domain S-box protein: MTSQGQAALIDAIHDIDDIVAVADATGMVVYANQQAIELLRVVPGTTTLWEAVPAPMADRVRDVIRRTIAEQSSIEFTERVGVRNDWFDLRFQARGERVVMIGREANARVIRDQLTEFESRLTRVDDRSVTAEELLARAAAEFRTMAGWDVAESWMLMGGREWKLIASVTSGRPGLDEFQAAMDEQRFELHFGLPGLAARTLHPVYLEELTPEHGFVPGNLATAAGLRAGLAVPLLSNGNAVAILVFLHGESFGNDPSRGLVEAFLPRLAELIGHARELEMADHLFELSLDGLVVAGTDRYFRRVNPAFCEMLGRTDRELLDLPWDHWIHPEDLAATEAQNERLTRGLRTVNSFTNRYRHADGGWRWLEWAVFPDAAHDLIYGTVRDVTERRRTTEIESLHRDALEHLARRAPLTEILTDLVRSAEILVPDAVGSILLVRDGHLHGGAAPNLPAPYMKALEGQPIGPTAGTCGSAAWRDAVVLTTDIQHDPLWSNWRELAAEHGLVACWSMPFHTADGAVAGTVAIYPDSTRAPTSAQLTTMETIARLASVAVEHRRVDEELRLLQAAIENLNDMVMITEAGPIDEPGPRIRFVNRAFERVTGWHRSDVIGRSPRFLQGDVTDPATLERVRTALAQWHPVREELQNVRRDGTPFWVEMDIAPVADATGQFTHWVAVDRDITERRNLEEQLRESQKMEAVGRLAGGIAHDFNNMLTAISGFAELLSLDLQDASTEAKSHLKEIVRAATRSAELTRKLLAFSRKQLLQPRTIDLSDTVRELSTLLGRVVGESIHQRLRLAEEQVCVTVDPGQLEQVLLNLVVNAKDAMPTGGSLQIETAEVELSDDFAASHVGIPPGTYGMLAVTDTGVGIDPAVRARIFEPFFTTKAGQGGTGLGLSTVIGIVTQSGGHVVVESEVGSGTTMTVYFPLVSAPPTPPEPVAEVTAETGSGTILLVEDEELLRSLVTRIFTRAGFTVLSAPDGEVALEMAAQHTGPLDLLLTDVVLPGINGRLVAEGVHALRPETLVLFMSGYTEDAIVHDGILGGEIDFLEKPFSRQELLAKVMAMLGAR; the protein is encoded by the coding sequence ATGACCAGCCAAGGGCAGGCCGCCCTCATCGACGCGATTCACGACATCGACGACATCGTCGCTGTCGCGGATGCGACGGGCATGGTCGTGTACGCCAATCAGCAGGCGATCGAACTGCTGCGAGTCGTTCCGGGCACCACGACGCTGTGGGAGGCCGTGCCCGCGCCGATGGCGGATCGGGTGCGCGATGTGATCCGACGGACGATCGCCGAACAATCGAGCATCGAATTCACCGAGCGCGTCGGCGTCCGGAACGACTGGTTCGACCTCCGCTTTCAGGCGCGCGGCGAGCGAGTGGTGATGATCGGCCGCGAAGCCAATGCTCGGGTGATTCGCGACCAGCTCACCGAATTCGAGTCACGTCTGACGCGAGTCGATGATCGGAGTGTCACCGCCGAGGAGCTCCTCGCGCGCGCGGCGGCCGAGTTCCGAACGATGGCCGGGTGGGACGTCGCCGAGTCGTGGATGCTCATGGGGGGGCGCGAATGGAAACTCATCGCGTCGGTGACGAGTGGCCGTCCGGGGTTGGACGAATTCCAGGCGGCGATGGACGAGCAGCGGTTCGAACTGCACTTCGGCTTGCCCGGCCTGGCCGCACGGACGCTGCATCCGGTCTATCTCGAGGAACTCACGCCGGAGCATGGCTTCGTCCCCGGCAACCTCGCGACGGCGGCCGGGCTTCGTGCGGGGTTGGCGGTTCCGCTGTTGAGCAACGGCAACGCCGTCGCCATCCTCGTCTTCCTGCATGGCGAGTCGTTCGGCAATGATCCATCGCGCGGACTGGTCGAGGCCTTTCTGCCGCGGCTCGCGGAGCTGATCGGGCATGCCCGCGAGCTCGAGATGGCCGACCACCTCTTCGAACTCTCGCTCGACGGACTCGTCGTGGCGGGCACCGACAGATACTTCCGACGGGTGAACCCCGCGTTCTGCGAAATGCTGGGTCGGACCGACCGCGAGCTGCTGGATCTGCCCTGGGATCACTGGATCCACCCCGAGGACCTCGCCGCCACCGAGGCACAGAACGAGCGGTTGACGCGCGGCCTTCGGACCGTCAACTCCTTCACGAATCGTTATCGCCACGCCGATGGTGGCTGGCGCTGGCTTGAGTGGGCGGTCTTTCCCGACGCCGCGCACGACCTCATCTATGGCACCGTCCGCGATGTGACCGAGCGGCGCCGGACCACCGAGATCGAGTCGTTGCACCGGGACGCCCTGGAGCATCTGGCCCGGCGCGCGCCGCTCACCGAGATCCTGACCGACCTGGTCCGATCCGCCGAGATCCTCGTCCCCGACGCCGTCGGCTCGATCCTGCTGGTGCGCGACGGCCACTTGCACGGTGGTGCGGCGCCCAACCTCCCGGCACCATACATGAAAGCGCTGGAGGGGCAGCCGATCGGCCCAACCGCCGGCACCTGTGGCTCGGCCGCCTGGCGGGACGCCGTGGTCCTCACCACCGACATTCAGCACGATCCGCTCTGGAGCAATTGGCGCGAACTGGCGGCCGAGCACGGACTGGTGGCCTGCTGGTCGATGCCGTTCCATACCGCCGACGGGGCCGTGGCCGGCACGGTGGCGATCTATCCCGACTCGACCCGCGCACCGACCTCGGCACAACTCACCACGATGGAGACGATCGCGCGACTCGCGTCGGTGGCGGTGGAGCACCGTCGCGTCGACGAGGAGCTGCGGCTGCTGCAGGCGGCGATCGAGAACCTCAACGACATGGTGATGATCACCGAGGCCGGGCCGATCGACGAGCCTGGTCCGCGGATCCGATTCGTCAATCGGGCCTTCGAGCGCGTGACGGGGTGGCACCGGAGCGACGTCATCGGCCGCTCGCCGCGCTTCCTGCAGGGCGACGTCACCGATCCCGCCACCCTGGAACGAGTACGCACGGCGCTGGCCCAGTGGCACCCGGTGCGCGAGGAGCTGCAGAACGTTCGTCGCGACGGCACGCCGTTCTGGGTCGAGATGGACATCGCCCCGGTGGCGGACGCGACCGGCCAGTTCACCCACTGGGTGGCGGTCGATCGTGACATCACCGAGCGACGGAATCTCGAGGAGCAGCTGCGCGAATCGCAGAAGATGGAGGCGGTCGGTCGGCTCGCCGGCGGCATCGCCCACGATTTCAACAACATGCTCACGGCGATCTCCGGCTTCGCGGAGTTGCTGTCGCTCGACCTGCAGGACGCGTCGACGGAAGCCAAGTCACACCTGAAGGAAATCGTCCGCGCCGCCACGCGCTCTGCCGAGTTGACGCGCAAGTTGCTCGCGTTCTCGCGCAAGCAGCTGCTGCAACCGCGCACGATCGACCTCTCCGACACAGTGCGCGAACTCAGCACCCTGCTCGGGCGCGTCGTCGGCGAGTCGATCCACCAGCGACTGCGGTTGGCCGAGGAGCAGGTCTGTGTCACCGTCGACCCGGGTCAACTCGAACAGGTGCTGCTGAATCTGGTGGTCAACGCCAAGGATGCGATGCCGACGGGTGGCTCGCTCCAGATCGAGACCGCCGAGGTGGAGCTCTCGGATGACTTCGCGGCGAGCCATGTCGGCATCCCGCCGGGGACATACGGGATGCTGGCCGTGACCGACACCGGCGTCGGCATTGATCCGGCGGTGCGGGCGCGGATCTTCGAGCCGTTCTTCACCACCAAGGCGGGGCAGGGTGGCACCGGTCTCGGCCTCTCGACCGTGATCGGCATCGTGACCCAGAGTGGTGGGCATGTGGTCGTGGAGAGCGAGGTGGGCTCGGGGACGACGATGACCGTCTATTTCCCGCTGGTGAGCGCGCCACCCACGCCGCCGGAGCCCGTCGCAGAGGTCACCGCGGAAACCGGCTCCGGCACCATCCTCCTGGTGGAAGACGAGGAACTGCTCCGCTCGTTGGTGACGCGGATCTTCACGCGGGCCGGCTTCACCGTGCTGTCGGCACCCGACGGTGAAGTGGCGCTCGAGATGGCGGCGCAGCATACCGGGCCACTCGACTTGCTGTTGACCGACGTGGTGCTGCCCGGCATCAACGGGCGGCTGGTGGCGGAAGGGGTGCACGCGCTCCGCCCGGAGACGCTGGTGCTCTTCATGTCCGGATATACGGAGGATGCCATCGTGCATGATGGCATCCTCGGCGGGGAGATCGATTTTCTGGAGAAGCCGTTCTCGAGGCAGGAGTTGCTGGCGAAGGTGATGGCGATGCTCGGCGCGCGTTGA